In Bacteroides coprosuis DSM 18011, the following are encoded in one genomic region:
- a CDS encoding acriflavin resistance protein (COGs: COG3696 Putative silver efflux pump~InterPro IPR001036~KEGG: bfs:BF3368 putative copper/silver resistance-related transport membrane protein~PFAM: Acriflavin resistance protein~SPTR: Cation efflux system transmembrane protein;~IMG reference gene:2504107739~PFAM: AcrB/AcrD/AcrF family~TIGRFAM: heavy metal efflux pump (cobalt-zinc-cadmium)) has protein sequence MLNKIIKYFLKNRLITMLILLAVVIWGISTAPFNWHGGVLPSDPVPVDAIPNIGENQQIVATEWMGRSPKDIQDQITYPLTTALLGTPGVKTIRSSSMFGMSTIYVIFEDGVEFYWSRSRILEKLNSLPTGTLPEGVTPTLGPDATALGQIYWYTLEGRNPETGKPNGGWNPSELRTIQDFQVKYALASAEGVSEVASVGGFIKEYQVEIDPDRMRAFNITIMDVMDAIKKSNQDIGAETTEINKVEYLVRGLGYIKKVEDLEEAVVTVREGVPVKVKDVAFVNLGPATRRGGLDKEGVEAVGGVIVARYGSNPMQVINNVKEKIEEMNTSLPQKVLEDGSVSKVSVVPFYDRTRLIQETVGTLEEALSHEVLISIIVVIVLVINLRASIIISSVLPIAVLATFIIMRYTGIEANIVALSGIAIAIGVMVDVGVVLVENILRHMHENPQVERKGKAFVQLIYDGVSEVSGALTTAMLTTIVSFLPVFAMQAQEGKLFKPLAFTKTYALGTAFILGIILIPTIAYFILGLRIKSNKLKKAFNYALVATGIVLAIAYGEPIASALILLGINNLMSERYTNKNLYNYINVGIVVLVAIFYLTMEWLPIGTEDSLILNFVFVLGIIGVILAILWVLVIYYERILHWCLDHRWKFMMIPTFIVVFGITIWLGFDSTFNFIAKGFETIGWKEFRQTSFWKASSERFPGIGEEFMPSLNEGSFLLMPVTMPHTGIEQNQEMIALLDKRIQNIPEVEITVGKWGRVNSALDPAPTQMFENTISYYSEYKLNENGNRQRFKIDKQGAFVLIDGSTYHPQKNAFRIIPTDSLVPDKRGNYFRQWRSHIHKADDIWQEIVNVSHLPGMTASPKLQPIEARLVMLSTGMRAPIGLKVSGPDLEAIEEGGKALETALKGVPSVIPSTVFYDRAVGAPYIEIKLDRQKMARFGITVADLQEVISSAVGGMKLTTTVEGRERFPVRLRYPRELRESPEDLGKIFIPTGMGAQIPLSDVADIQYSRGAQMIQSENTFLIGYVIFDKIAGKAEVDVVQETDKYLKEKIASGELILPEGVSYAFAGNYEQQAQAAKRLLLVIPLSLIIILLILYFQFKTITASFIHFSGVIVAFAGGFILLWLYGEPWFMNFTIGDMNMRDLFQMHPINLSIAVWVGFIALFGISTNDGVIMGTYIHDTFERLHPNTPIEIRDAVVIAGKKRVRPAAMTTATTLIALLPVLTSTGKGADIMVPMAIPTFGGMLIQSMTMFVIPVFQCWWRESIFKRNQKKQTIKYDTFKK, from the coding sequence ATGTTAAATAAAATAATCAAGTACTTTCTAAAGAATAGATTGATAACGATGCTCATTTTATTGGCAGTCGTTATCTGGGGTATCTCTACAGCCCCCTTTAATTGGCATGGAGGAGTACTACCCAGTGATCCCGTGCCCGTAGATGCCATCCCCAATATCGGTGAGAATCAACAGATTGTAGCCACAGAATGGATGGGTAGATCTCCTAAAGATATACAAGACCAAATCACCTATCCACTTACGACAGCCCTACTTGGAACACCTGGAGTGAAAACGATTCGTAGCTCTTCCATGTTTGGGATGTCAACTATATACGTCATTTTTGAGGATGGTGTGGAGTTTTATTGGAGTAGATCTCGTATCCTCGAAAAACTAAACTCCCTACCTACAGGAACACTTCCCGAAGGAGTAACCCCAACACTAGGTCCAGATGCTACGGCATTAGGTCAGATTTATTGGTACACACTTGAAGGTCGTAACCCCGAAACAGGCAAACCGAATGGAGGTTGGAATCCTAGCGAATTACGTACTATACAAGATTTTCAAGTAAAGTATGCTTTAGCCTCAGCAGAGGGGGTTTCGGAGGTAGCATCAGTAGGTGGATTTATTAAAGAATATCAGGTAGAAATAGATCCCGACCGAATGCGTGCATTTAATATAACCATTATGGACGTAATGGATGCTATTAAAAAAAGCAATCAAGATATTGGTGCCGAAACTACTGAAATAAATAAAGTAGAATATCTAGTTCGAGGTTTAGGATATATCAAAAAAGTAGAAGACCTCGAAGAAGCTGTTGTAACAGTACGTGAGGGTGTTCCTGTTAAAGTAAAAGATGTAGCTTTCGTCAATCTCGGACCAGCAACTCGTCGTGGTGGATTGGATAAAGAAGGAGTAGAAGCTGTTGGTGGTGTTATAGTAGCTCGCTATGGTTCCAATCCAATGCAAGTGATCAATAATGTAAAAGAAAAGATAGAGGAAATGAATACAAGTCTTCCTCAAAAAGTATTGGAGGATGGTAGTGTTTCAAAAGTTTCTGTAGTGCCTTTTTACGATCGTACAAGATTGATTCAAGAAACAGTTGGTACACTTGAAGAGGCTCTTTCGCATGAAGTGCTTATCAGCATCATTGTGGTAATTGTTCTCGTTATCAACCTTCGAGCATCCATTATTATCTCTAGTGTTTTACCGATTGCCGTTCTAGCCACCTTTATTATCATGAGGTACACGGGTATTGAAGCCAATATCGTAGCCTTATCGGGAATTGCTATCGCCATAGGTGTAATGGTGGATGTGGGGGTAGTACTCGTGGAAAATATTCTGCGGCATATGCATGAAAATCCCCAAGTGGAACGAAAAGGAAAAGCGTTTGTTCAGTTGATTTATGATGGTGTAAGTGAAGTTTCTGGTGCACTTACAACGGCCATGCTAACTACCATTGTAAGTTTTTTACCTGTATTTGCTATGCAGGCTCAAGAGGGTAAATTATTTAAGCCTCTAGCTTTTACCAAGACCTATGCACTAGGTACAGCTTTTATACTAGGAATTATCCTTATCCCAACTATTGCCTACTTCATCTTAGGACTTAGAATAAAGTCGAATAAACTAAAGAAAGCATTCAATTATGCTTTAGTCGCAACTGGTATCGTATTAGCTATTGCTTATGGAGAACCTATTGCCTCAGCTCTAATCCTTTTGGGTATTAACAACTTGATGTCAGAACGATATACCAACAAGAATCTGTACAACTACATCAACGTAGGTATTGTTGTATTAGTTGCTATATTCTACCTAACTATGGAGTGGCTTCCTATTGGTACAGAAGATAGCTTGATACTCAATTTCGTTTTTGTACTTGGTATTATAGGTGTTATACTAGCCATCCTTTGGGTATTGGTAATTTATTACGAACGGATACTCCATTGGTGTCTAGATCATAGATGGAAATTTATGATGATACCCACCTTTATTGTTGTCTTTGGAATCACCATTTGGTTAGGCTTTGATAGCACTTTTAACTTCATAGCTAAAGGCTTTGAAACGATAGGTTGGAAAGAGTTTAGACAAACTAGTTTTTGGAAAGCAAGTAGTGAAAGATTTCCTGGTATCGGAGAAGAGTTTATGCCTAGCTTAAATGAAGGTTCTTTCTTGTTGATGCCTGTCACTATGCCTCATACGGGTATCGAGCAAAATCAAGAGATGATAGCTCTACTAGACAAACGGATTCAGAATATTCCTGAAGTGGAAATCACTGTTGGTAAGTGGGGACGTGTAAACTCAGCACTCGATCCTGCCCCTACTCAAATGTTTGAAAACACCATCAGTTATTATTCTGAATATAAATTAAACGAGAATGGAAATCGCCAGCGTTTTAAGATTGACAAGCAAGGAGCCTTTGTTTTAATAGATGGATCCACTTATCATCCCCAAAAAAATGCTTTTAGAATTATTCCTACAGACAGCTTAGTACCTGATAAGCGAGGAAACTATTTCCGTCAGTGGAGATCTCACATCCACAAAGCTGATGATATTTGGCAAGAGATAGTAAATGTATCTCATCTGCCTGGCATGACAGCATCACCTAAACTTCAACCCATTGAAGCTAGATTAGTAATGCTATCAACAGGAATGCGAGCTCCTATCGGATTAAAAGTAAGTGGTCCTGACTTGGAAGCTATTGAAGAGGGAGGTAAAGCTTTAGAAACAGCATTAAAAGGTGTCCCTTCGGTCATCCCTTCTACTGTATTTTATGACCGAGCTGTGGGTGCTCCTTATATTGAAATCAAACTAGACCGTCAGAAGATGGCTCGCTTTGGTATTACGGTTGCCGACTTGCAAGAAGTGATTAGTTCGGCTGTAGGAGGAATGAAGCTTACAACTACCGTAGAAGGAAGAGAACGCTTTCCTGTTCGATTACGCTATCCAAGAGAGCTCCGTGAAAGTCCAGAAGACTTAGGCAAAATCTTCATTCCCACAGGTATGGGAGCACAAATCCCCTTAAGTGACGTAGCTGATATTCAGTACTCACGAGGAGCACAGATGATACAGAGTGAAAATACCTTCTTAATAGGCTATGTTATCTTTGATAAAATAGCAGGTAAAGCTGAAGTGGATGTTGTTCAAGAAACTGATAAATATTTAAAAGAAAAAATTGCATCTGGTGAACTTATTTTACCCGAAGGAGTCTCTTATGCCTTTGCAGGAAACTATGAACAACAGGCTCAGGCTGCAAAAAGACTATTACTTGTTATCCCCCTCAGCTTAATCATTATTCTCTTAATCTTGTATTTCCAATTTAAAACGATAACAGCTTCATTTATTCACTTCTCTGGGGTTATTGTAGCTTTTGCTGGAGGATTTATTCTACTATGGCTCTATGGAGAACCTTGGTTTATGAACTTTACCATCGGAGATATGAATATGAGGGATCTATTCCAGATGCATCCCATCAATCTAAGCATTGCGGTATGGGTAGGATTCATTGCCCTCTTCGGTATTTCTACCAATGATGGAGTTATTATGGGAACCTACATCCATGATACTTTTGAAAGGTTACACCCCAACACACCAATCGAAATTAGGGATGCAGTAGTTATTGCTGGTAAAAAGCGTGTTCGACCTGCAGCTATGACTACAGCTACGACTCTTATAGCTCTATTACCCGTTTTAACTTCGACAGGAAAAGGTGCTGATATTATGGTTCCTATGGCTATCCCTACATTTGGAGGAATGCTAATACAGTCTATGACGATGTTTGTCATTCCTGTTTTTCAGTGTTGGTGGAGAGAATCTATATTCAAACGTAATCAAAAAAAACAAACAATAAAATATGATACTTTTAAAAAATAA
- a CDS encoding hypothetical protein (KEGG: mxa:MXAN_6333 hypothetical protein~SPTR: Putative uncharacterized protein;~IMG reference gene:2504107734) — MENLIPLLSITFFGNLYLQGDEVYPEFDTINPAFRNFHTISFWQLDPDDYKKPPLLKALTPTDWFAFLKELGCKGVRLLCIYSTRDESQEAPILNKGRWMIETMFSDHSWWWYPKVDGAETAKSGTMRLVSNEDAPILNMGESHQSAKKKLKIALQKALDFSLDHANSFDGDIWARMFHSAIELLDDNHIYKTLQESNYNYNWLPMDELSTSAHQLVFAAYKANVFGGSSSWLDQEFESEEVDKEFRQVSNQLYTAMNNAYLAVANRAG; from the coding sequence ATGGAAAATTTAATTCCTCTTCTATCAATAACCTTCTTTGGCAACTTATATCTACAAGGAGATGAAGTCTATCCTGAGTTCGATACAATCAATCCTGCTTTTAGGAACTTCCATACGATTAGTTTTTGGCAACTAGACCCCGATGATTATAAAAAGCCTCCTTTATTAAAAGCTCTAACACCCACTGATTGGTTTGCTTTTTTGAAAGAATTGGGTTGTAAAGGTGTTCGCTTATTGTGTATCTACAGCACTCGGGATGAAAGCCAAGAAGCCCCTATTTTAAATAAGGGTAGATGGATGATTGAAACAATGTTTTCAGACCATTCTTGGTGGTGGTATCCAAAGGTAGATGGTGCAGAAACAGCAAAAAGTGGCACTATGAGATTAGTATCCAACGAAGATGCTCCTATTCTAAACATGGGAGAAAGCCATCAATCTGCCAAAAAGAAATTGAAGATTGCTCTTCAAAAAGCTTTAGATTTCTCTCTCGACCATGCTAATTCTTTTGATGGCGATATTTGGGCTCGTATGTTTCATTCGGCTATCGAACTATTGGATGACAATCATATTTATAAAACGCTTCAAGAAAGCAACTATAATTACAACTGGCTGCCCATGGATGAACTCTCTACCTCGGCACACCAACTGGTTTTTGCAGCTTATAAAGCAAATGTATTTGGAGGTTCTAGCTCTTGGCTTGATCAAGAATTTGAGTCAGAAGAGGTTGACAAAGAATTTAGACAGGTGTCTAATCAGCTATATACTGCTATGAACAATGCTTATCTTGCAGTAGCCAACAGAGCAGGTTAA
- a CDS encoding hypothetical protein (KEGG: caa:Caka_0111 hypothetical protein~SPTR: Putative uncharacterized protein;~IMG reference gene:2504107733) codes for MTKNSFFIDDQGVKYSPYKTNLIEAAWYIKEYDIPEGVTTVGRQAFLRNSQLKKITFPSTLREIHSSAFEGCGFEELDLPEGLLEIHPGAFYQTPIKTLKLPSTLRAIGEESFMGCLLTHVELPESLVGIGEAAFDKCLNLESITSKSPNFKSVDGVLYSGDMKTLICYPCAKKGEHYEIPEGVETIAFKAFSDVEALKSVTFPKSLKVISDYAFSACRALERVDWSDQIKSIGLRAFYPCEKLSEVKLYNGLEEIGPAAFYCCYSIKSISVPSTVKVVGDQAFTHCCRLSDLELGEGIEVIHESAFSRTSVGDLVYPKSAKIIPCVENIM; via the coding sequence ATGACGAAGAATTCTTTTTTTATCGATGACCAGGGGGTGAAATATTCGCCCTATAAAACAAACTTGATTGAGGCTGCTTGGTATATTAAAGAATATGACATCCCTGAAGGTGTAACTACTGTTGGACGTCAAGCTTTTTTACGAAATTCACAACTCAAAAAAATCACCTTTCCAAGTACTTTAAGAGAGATTCATTCTTCAGCTTTTGAAGGATGTGGCTTTGAAGAACTAGATTTGCCCGAGGGCTTATTGGAAATTCATCCAGGTGCTTTTTATCAAACTCCTATTAAAACATTAAAACTCCCTTCTACATTGCGAGCAATAGGTGAAGAGTCTTTTATGGGCTGCCTACTGACTCATGTAGAACTACCCGAATCTCTTGTAGGGATAGGCGAGGCTGCTTTTGATAAGTGCTTAAATCTGGAATCAATAACATCTAAATCCCCCAATTTTAAATCGGTAGATGGAGTGTTGTATTCTGGCGATATGAAAACTCTTATTTGTTACCCTTGTGCTAAGAAAGGTGAGCATTACGAGATTCCCGAAGGTGTAGAAACGATTGCGTTTAAGGCTTTTTCTGATGTTGAGGCTCTTAAATCAGTTACTTTCCCTAAGAGCTTAAAGGTGATTTCTGATTATGCTTTTAGTGCTTGTCGTGCTTTGGAGCGTGTAGATTGGTCTGATCAAATTAAATCTATTGGCTTGAGAGCGTTTTATCCTTGCGAAAAGCTATCTGAAGTGAAACTTTATAATGGACTCGAAGAAATAGGTCCTGCAGCATTCTACTGTTGCTATAGCATTAAGTCGATCTCGGTGCCATCTACAGTGAAAGTCGTGGGAGATCAAGCTTTTACGCACTGTTGTAGATTGTCCGATTTAGAGTTAGGAGAGGGTATAGAAGTAATTCATGAGAGTGCTTTTTCTCGTACGTCAGTAGGAGATTTGGTTTATCCTAAGAGTGCTAAGATTATCCCTTGTGTAGAAAACATAATGTAA
- a CDS encoding hypothetical protein (KEGG: glo:Glov_3580 rhomboid family protein~SPTR: Putative membrane protein;~IMG reference gene:2504107737): MYCKNHTNRASVAHCEKCGDALCQECAGTHKEVLCDKCVQKANGEFIIAEIIIAVFCIAFITISLYIKKNYFMPHSNDFNVFYLIFFFICIFLSGMYLSYRYILREIKVYIPINNVQSLIVALVMCPFLGLIYMPYFCVKHFYSLAFTCFIYMHNMLKLYRKSKDYN; this comes from the coding sequence ATGTATTGTAAAAATCATACAAATCGTGCTTCAGTTGCCCATTGTGAGAAGTGTGGCGACGCTCTATGTCAAGAATGTGCCGGAACTCATAAAGAAGTTTTATGTGATAAATGTGTGCAAAAAGCGAATGGAGAATTCATTATAGCAGAAATTATAATAGCTGTGTTCTGTATTGCGTTCATAACTATTTCTTTGTACATAAAGAAAAACTATTTTATGCCTCATTCAAATGATTTTAATGTCTTTTATCTCATTTTCTTTTTCATATGCATTTTCCTGTCAGGAATGTATTTATCCTACCGTTATATTTTAAGGGAGATAAAAGTTTATATACCCATTAATAATGTGCAATCATTAATTGTAGCACTCGTTATGTGCCCATTTTTGGGTCTAATTTATATGCCTTATTTCTGTGTGAAACATTTTTACTCACTGGCCTTTACTTGTTTTATATATATGCATAATATGCTTAAGTTATATAGAAAATCGAAGGACTATAACTAA
- a CDS encoding hypothetical protein (KEGG: brm:Bmur_1631 hypothetical protein~SPTR: Putative uncharacterized protein;~IMG reference gene:2504107735~PFAM: Uncharacterized protein conserved in bacteria (DUF2314)) has protein sequence MINEEIYKSINTKEAVKQNSIMGIIPRPIDKDWMDMKRVAKQLDNYPEFKLIGIKKATEDFNSDHLLGDFAYDALICYKESEHLIRITAYTTKRIDFSTLAFGDHILAEDIQEALHQPYYLETDCIFSEYPLLSYHFQLKVLAALVPHASLMIDFSLQLASSTSWLQWVASSSIEPSIDYLFKINTTYKKISEEKTEYWFKTAGLKRCGSVELEILNFTEYPQEMFQLILASAREFIVNPQGENAVFHVGKHINLCWIRWEEAFMLISPSILGGLKDREQAQDSFYLKEPSGILFAVQDGNLHSPQIYGTTLQGDNALYDMPSEEHRIQKTAGERLPFFLQVFDTWQKNFSDLDEQEWGFFLLLSIPVEEKQEENLWVQVIQISTEKITGEIMTSSSFSNNLGKGSRITLPINENIKDWIIYAPDGEYTPDTAYLLESTSDLSKDIESNS, from the coding sequence ATGATTAATGAGGAAATCTATAAAAGCATCAATACAAAAGAAGCAGTAAAGCAAAATTCGATCATGGGAATAATTCCCCGCCCTATCGATAAAGACTGGATGGATATGAAGAGAGTTGCAAAACAGCTAGATAACTATCCAGAGTTTAAACTGATTGGAATAAAAAAAGCTACTGAAGATTTTAATTCCGATCATCTTTTGGGAGATTTTGCGTATGATGCCCTCATCTGTTACAAAGAATCGGAACACTTAATCCGTATAACTGCCTATACAACGAAACGAATCGACTTCTCAACTCTTGCCTTTGGAGATCATATTCTGGCAGAAGATATACAAGAGGCTTTACATCAGCCCTATTATCTAGAAACGGATTGTATCTTTTCTGAATACCCACTTCTCTCTTATCATTTTCAATTAAAAGTGCTGGCTGCCTTGGTACCCCATGCCTCCTTAATGATTGATTTTTCTTTGCAGTTGGCAAGTTCTACTTCTTGGCTTCAGTGGGTAGCCTCCTCATCTATAGAACCTTCTATCGACTATCTTTTTAAGATAAATACTACCTATAAAAAGATTTCGGAGGAGAAGACTGAATATTGGTTTAAAACCGCTGGATTAAAAAGATGTGGCTCTGTAGAACTCGAAATTCTAAATTTCACAGAATATCCCCAAGAAATGTTTCAGCTAATTCTCGCTTCTGCACGAGAGTTTATCGTCAACCCACAAGGAGAAAATGCCGTTTTCCACGTAGGGAAACACATCAATCTCTGCTGGATACGTTGGGAGGAAGCTTTTATGCTCATCTCACCTTCCATACTAGGAGGATTAAAAGATAGAGAGCAAGCTCAAGATAGTTTTTACCTAAAAGAACCTTCGGGTATTCTGTTTGCTGTTCAAGATGGCAACCTACATTCTCCCCAAATCTATGGCACTACATTGCAAGGCGATAATGCTTTATATGATATGCCAAGCGAAGAACACCGAATTCAAAAAACAGCTGGTGAGCGCCTACCTTTCTTTCTTCAAGTATTTGATACTTGGCAAAAAAACTTTTCTGATCTAGATGAACAAGAGTGGGGTTTCTTTCTTTTACTATCCATACCTGTTGAAGAAAAACAAGAAGAGAACTTATGGGTACAAGTCATCCAGATTTCTACAGAGAAAATAACAGGAGAGATAATGACTTCCTCCTCTTTCTCGAATAATCTAGGTAAAGGTAGTCGGATAACACTACCCATTAATGAAAACATCAAGGATTGGATTATTTATGCTCCCGATGGCGAATACACACCAGACACTGCTTATTTATTGGAAAGCACTTCAGATCTTAGTAAGGACATTGAATCTAACAGCTAG
- a CDS encoding hypothetical protein (KEGG: lbc:LACBIDRAFT_300846 hypothetical protein~SPTR: Predicted protein;~IMG reference gene:2504107738), producing MLTVTVQPTLAMHYCAGKLHSVSLFDNTGQLDCEENNILDKYYEYTYIEETCCQTHYLHIQTDNYSVVNKDKQDIQYHPQSDIGVIPLFISKIPYVVLPDDTTPQIKLSFPPQGLSRYAYNLLTQICIYRL from the coding sequence ATGCTAACTGTTACTGTGCAACCCACATTAGCAATGCATTATTGTGCAGGCAAGTTGCATTCTGTCTCTTTATTTGATAATACTGGACAATTAGACTGTGAAGAAAATAACATCTTAGATAAGTACTACGAGTATACTTACATAGAAGAAACCTGCTGCCAGACTCATTATCTACATATTCAAACAGATAATTATTCTGTTGTCAACAAGGACAAACAGGATATTCAATATCATCCACAATCAGACATTGGGGTAATTCCTCTTTTTATAAGTAAAATACCCTATGTTGTTCTACCTGATGATACAACACCCCAAATAAAACTATCCTTCCCTCCTCAAGGACTGAGCAGGTATGCATACAACTTGCTAACTCAAATTTGTATTTACCGATTATAG
- a CDS encoding hypothetical protein (KEGG: ehi:EHI_145970 hypothetical protein~SPTR: Putative uncharacterized protein;~IMG reference gene:2504107736~PFAM: Fibrobacter succinogenes major domain (Fib_succ_major)): MNIKKAIRSFLYLCIILPFSACSDDDTAYVDNTIKYDSEMSSHIDWIQNDYSINITKNICTPNELFSYRVKIDDNIIKEEIDINKDIIEYTVGENITPERRYITIEVKEGNSEWKIIKRGWQKAGLEKIGNNYWTKGNLTTNGEKFIISPNKTDYGLLFKHKSSMGIKTEGETYSGNIYNPKEQATELSSIAIDEKDPCIMASDGYLRMPTQGEMKSLIENMNDFPVENDGVLYWSAYEGKISLPFAGTCSDKGILSGKNEFVSYWTSSVSKEGKAAAFKMSINKEELECELEEQDRESFNAIRCVRNLELPSYVSHTPTELISEEGGEISITTKSGSIDTYSVELIANDETTVSGTATTSEPTITLTIPKAKSYNIRTFTIYINGENSGKSVKQSGLTNFAIYKSHSPIEETVSDKEFTLKVEIETDLTNIPIEIKEGSKSIETILVSKDNPTAEFKIPSNLTPKNKIYEIWVNGKNTEKTVTQERTSLNVFDVEWSEGYLMVKEGKYVFGEKDEEPMFFKFKNSYAMPIGEIYYGKDYLGYVFTPEKKEMKYDEIIANEGTDPCSLVEPMNTWRMPTSKERDNLYTFKTDITDSYIQFKDDIKDIFFYYTGYLYQTSGSHLGEDQFKVWTSTEKEDDERAYIMQGDKSGLREYGTALYNQGIAVRCVKDK; encoded by the coding sequence ATGAACATTAAAAAAGCAATCAGGTCATTCCTGTATCTATGTATTATACTACCTTTCAGCGCATGTAGTGATGATGATACTGCGTATGTAGATAACACAATAAAGTATGATTCAGAGATGTCTTCACACATTGATTGGATTCAAAATGATTATTCAATCAACATCACTAAAAACATTTGTACACCCAACGAATTATTCAGTTATAGAGTAAAAATTGATGATAATATTATCAAAGAAGAAATAGATATCAATAAAGATATTATTGAATATACTGTTGGAGAAAATATTACACCCGAGAGACGGTATATCACAATAGAAGTAAAAGAGGGTAACTCCGAATGGAAAATAATAAAAAGAGGTTGGCAAAAAGCGGGTCTAGAAAAAATAGGTAATAACTATTGGACAAAAGGCAACCTAACCACAAACGGCGAGAAATTTATTATTTCCCCCAACAAAACCGATTATGGACTACTCTTCAAACATAAAAGCTCTATGGGTATAAAAACAGAAGGTGAAACCTACTCAGGAAACATCTATAACCCTAAAGAACAAGCCACAGAACTAAGCTCAATCGCTATAGATGAAAAAGATCCATGTATAATGGCTTCTGATGGTTACTTACGCATGCCTACACAAGGAGAAATGAAAAGTTTAATCGAAAACATGAATGATTTTCCTGTAGAAAACGATGGAGTTCTTTATTGGAGTGCTTATGAAGGAAAAATAAGTCTTCCTTTTGCTGGAACATGCTCAGATAAAGGCATATTATCAGGAAAAAATGAATTTGTAAGTTATTGGACTTCTTCAGTAAGCAAGGAAGGAAAAGCAGCTGCTTTTAAAATGTCTATAAATAAAGAAGAATTAGAATGCGAATTGGAAGAACAAGACAGAGAGTCATTTAATGCTATTCGTTGCGTAAGAAATTTAGAACTACCTAGTTATGTTTCTCATACACCTACAGAGCTTATCAGTGAAGAAGGTGGAGAAATAAGCATTACTACCAAATCGGGATCTATTGATACTTATTCAGTAGAGCTAATAGCTAATGATGAAACAACAGTTTCTGGTACAGCTACAACAAGTGAACCTACAATAACTTTAACTATCCCTAAAGCTAAATCATATAATATTAGAACGTTCACTATCTATATTAATGGAGAAAATTCGGGTAAGAGTGTAAAGCAATCAGGATTAACTAATTTTGCTATATACAAAAGCCATTCACCAATAGAAGAAACTGTTTCTGACAAAGAGTTTACTCTTAAAGTAGAAATAGAAACCGACTTAACTAATATCCCTATCGAAATAAAAGAGGGATCAAAATCTATCGAAACGATATTAGTTAGCAAAGATAACCCTACAGCAGAATTTAAAATCCCAAGCAATCTAACCCCTAAAAATAAGATTTATGAAATTTGGGTAAATGGAAAGAATACAGAAAAAACAGTAACACAAGAACGCACTTCTCTAAATGTATTTGATGTAGAATGGAGTGAGGGTTACTTAATGGTGAAAGAAGGAAAATATGTCTTTGGAGAAAAAGATGAGGAACCTATGTTCTTTAAGTTTAAAAACTCTTATGCGATGCCTATTGGAGAAATTTATTATGGCAAAGATTACTTAGGATACGTATTTACACCTGAAAAGAAAGAAATGAAGTATGACGAAATTATAGCAAATGAGGGAACAGATCCATGTTCACTCGTTGAACCTATGAATACGTGGAGAATGCCTACAAGTAAAGAAAGAGATAACTTATATACTTTTAAGACCGATATAACTGATTCATACATACAGTTTAAAGATGACATTAAGGATATCTTCTTTTACTATACAGGGTACTTATACCAAACTTCAGGTTCTCATCTGGGAGAAGATCAATTTAAAGTATGGACATCAACAGAAAAAGAAGATGATGAAAGAGCATATATTATGCAAGGAGATAAATCAGGACTAAGAGAATATGGAACAGCGCTATATAACCAAGGTATTGCAGTTCGCTGTGTAAAAGATAAATAA